Genomic DNA from Alkalihalobacterium alkalinitrilicum:
TAGACTTTTTGCTAATAAATCTGAACAAGCTGGTAACTAAAGAAAAGGTAACACAAGAACAGTGAATTTTGTGTTGGATCTATCACTAGCAGGATAGACAGTTGATGATTGTAATGGTCTTACAATCACCGAGTAGCCCGAACAATGTCGAAGGTCATTCTGAAAAAAGTCCCAAATTGTCGTAAGAAATTCCTAGTTTGTCTACAAAATTCGCCTTACTTCCACGCGTATTTTTGGTAAAGTGAATGAAAACGTTTACTGGGGTGAATAAGATGTCCTTCGAGTTGTTGCTAGATGCGGTACTAGGTGAGAGAGAACTATTTCATGTTATTGACTGTACAGTTTGTGGAAGCGAAGAAATTTATTATGTTGATCCCATTTCCAAACAACAAATAGGAAAAGCTTGTTCACAATGTGGGTTTGTCCAAAAATTTGAGTTTGACCATCAAGAGTAGTCATTGAGTTAAAGGAAATTGCTACTCAGACTTTTTTCGATTAAAGAAAAGTTACTTAAAGGGCAAACACTTATGGAGACAGATAGGTATTAAAGCTCATTACGAATTAGTAGTGTGCTTTTTTATGTGCTCTGAAAAGGAATGACTGGAAAAAAGATTATTTTTATTGAAAGACAAGCTCAGGACTTAAAACATACTTTACCCTCTTAATTATTTTAGGAAAACAAGTCTATAGTTGTGGTAAAATAGACATAAATCAACATATTTCGTGTGTTGTGATCATTTGTAGGGGGAAAGAAGTTGTTTAGTCAGTACTTACCGAATATTAAAGGCGACGACAGTATTGCTCTTTTTGTTATTTATCGTTACAGCTTGTCAGACGGACGATACCACAAGGGAAACGGTAGTTAGGGAAAAACAACAGGAAAAGAAGGAAACCTCATTAACGCAAATTGCTGCTGAGACGGCCACGAAAGTGAACAAGCCTGTTTCGTGGGACCCAGGAGTGGCAACAACGGATTTAATGCTCCCGTTAGAAAATTCAAGACCGCGTACGACGGACGTTACCCATGTGATGCTTCACTTTATGAGTAATGGGGTGAATCAACCTGACGATCCATTTAATATGAACGATATCCGATCGATCTTTACCGATTACGGGGTTTCAGCGCATTATGTTATTGATCGGAAAGGGCATATTTATCGCTTTGTGGGAGAAGGTCGGGTTGCTTTTCATGCGGGGAGTGGAAACATTTCTGGTTACCCACAATATAAGGATAACATGAATGATTATTCGATCGGTATTGAACTTCTGGCGATCGGAACACGTAAAGAAATGGTAGCGATGATTCCAGGGTTTCCGTACGACTAAATAGCTTCTGACGATATCGGATACACGTCAGCTCAATACAAAGCGGTGAATTCTTTATTGGACGATATTTACATACGCTATCCCACCATATCAAAAAGTCGAAATCATGTCATCGGACACGATGAGTACGCACCAGATCGAAAAATGGATCCAGGGTCCTTATTTAACTGGTCGCGGATTGGGTTTTAATAGAACAACAACAAAAAGAATAAACCGACTACCTTCTGTGAGTAGTCGGTTTATTCTTTATATGAGTGTGAAATTTACTGTAGTTATAGATTCACTATTTATCCAATAAAGTGGGGAATATGGTTAATAAGAGGTATCAAAAGGCTTTCACAAACTCACTTAACGAAAAAATACATCAAAGATCGTTAATCCTAGTGCAATACCGCCGCCAAGCATAATATAAGCTAATACGATGAAAAACACCCAATTTTCGCTAAATATTTTTTTCATAGCAATCACCATGATTAGTTTTTCAAAAAGTGGGGGGAATTATTCTTGCGAAGCATTGGTTCATAGGTAGAACGCGAAATGCCGCTTTAATCATTGTGAGTGCCTTGAACGGGTTTATAATCAGAAGTACATAGTCCAGATCGCTTTAGGCTATGCGAACGAGTCAATCGAACGGAACTGGTTCCCCTTTTGTCAATCGTTCCCCGTATTATTTCAATACGTATGCAACCGATTCGTTAAACTTCCCTTTTTGTAAAAAAGCACTCAATGCTGGGTGCTCGCATGTTAAAGACTAGTGTTTTTATTCAATCTTCAGAAGGACCGAATATCTTATTAAATTCATTTTTTCCGATTTGTTTTAACGTTTCGTAGTCTTCAGTAGAAAATCGATC
This window encodes:
- a CDS encoding acyltransferase yields the protein MSFELLLDAVLGERELFHVIDCTVCGSEEIYYVDPISKQQIGKACSQCGFVQKFEFDHQE